A window of the Fusarium fujikuroi IMI 58289 draft genome, chromosome FFUJ_chr09 genome harbors these coding sequences:
- a CDS encoding related to hsp70 protein, protein MSLNLPIRPSTSSQRNRDSRNNYFNSYTPPSSTEAINGPVRELVREQTPLNDRLIVGVDFGTTFSGVAAVYTSTPDDIEIIKTWPGGNGITSDKVPTEIAYDFPPNAPQGTEPTVKWGFQFKPEESRLRCIKLFLDRSQKLPFYVSPLDTAAQLKRFNKNVVDAVSDYLTQIYKHTMDTLTRRYGESFMASTKVEFVLTCPAVWSDAAKNTTLQAAERAGMGLRSEIQMISEPEAAAVYTLKAIQPNHLNVGDNFIVCDAGGGTVDLIAYKIISLKPLRVEESAVGTGGLCGSAFLNYRFEEHVRGRLGQTRFDEMKAKKGKTWQMGLRYFEEFVKRNFNEDEHQEVNVPFPGLPDDEEAGLDSGFLVMTAEQVKDIFEPVVKEVCDLVQGQVTGLRSKGGIVSGIVLVGGFGQSDYLYRRLKNHFTSAAPPPYSERPTHANANSTQEAGSIEVMQPVYAWTAVVRGAVLRGLEGNMVISRKSRMHYGTSYATVYDEDKHSVSERYWSPLWERWMVSDRMQWHIAKGEALSPLAPIAFHYTRNFRPGQSLIVTDDLIACDADEPPAAYTRDLIHVCTLTTDLNAVPRSLFTRLTTTRGVEFDNLDFTLEMRVESAGLGFELKVDGVRYGRVEAEFH, encoded by the exons ATGAGTCTCAATCTGCCAATACGACCTAGCACAAGCAGCCAGCGGAATCGGGACAGTCGTAATAATTACTTCAACAGTTATACCCCACCAAGCTCCACGGAGGCTATCAATGGGCCTGTTAGAGAATTGGTGAGGGAGCAGACACCTCTGAATGATCGCTTGATTGTGGGTGTTGATTTTGGAACTACATTTTCAGG TGTTGCTGCCGTATACACTTCTACCCCTGATGATATAGAAATCATCAAGACTTGGCCTGGCGGCAACGGTATCACATCGGACAAAGTCCCAACTGAGATTGCCTACGACTTTCCTCCCAACGCACCGCAAGGCACTGAACCAACAGTAAAATGGGGTTTCCAGTTCAAGCCAGAGGAGTCACGTCTACGCTGTATCAAGCTCTTTCTGGACCGATCTCAAAAACTTCCCTTCTACGTCAGCCCTCTCGACACAGCCGCACAGCTTAAGCGCTTCAACAAGAATGTCGTCGACGCCGTGAGTGACTACTTAACTCAGATCTACAAACATACCATGGATACGCTCACCCGTAGGTACGGTGAGTCATTCATGGCGTCGACAAAAGTTGAGTTTGTACTCACTTGTCCGGCTGTTTGGAGTGATGCTGCAAAGAACACTACCCTGCAGGCTGCTGAGAGAGCAGGTATGGGGTTGAGGTCTGAGATTCAAATGATCAGTGAGCCTGAGGCTGCGGCTGTGTATACGCTCAAGGCGATCCAGCCGAATCACCTGAACGTGGGTGATAACTTCATTGTTTGTGATGCTGGAGGCGGTACTGTTGA TCTGATCGCATATAAGATCATCTCGCTCAAGCCGCTCCGTGTAGAGGAGTCTGCGGTTGGAACGGGAGGGCTGTGTGGAAGTGCTTTCTTGAATTATCGATTTGAGGAGCATGTTAGAGGCCGTCTTGGTCAGACTCgctttgatgagatgaaggctAAGAAAGGCAAGACGTGGCAAATGGGTCTTCGATACTTTGAAGAGTTCGTGAAACGGAATTTCAATGAGGATGAGCATCAGGAAGTCAACGTTCC CTTCCCTGGTCTTcccgacgacgaagaggctgggctggactcAGGTTTCCTCGTCATGACAGCAGAACAAGTCAAGGACATCTTCGAGCCTGTAGTTAAAGAGGTATGTGACCTTGTCCAGGGCCAAGTCACAGGCCTTCGCTCCAAGGGAGGCATTGTATCCGGCATCGTGCTAGTTGGAGGTTTTGGTCAGAGCGATTATCTATATCGTCGGCTTAAGAACCACTTTACAAGCGCTGCTCCGCCGCCATACAGCGAAAGGCCTACACACGCCAATGCCAATTCCACACAGGAGGCGGGCTCCATTGAAGTGATGCAGCCAGTGTATGCTTGGACGGCGGTTGTGCGAGGTGCTGTCTTGCGAGGACTGGAAGGCAACATGGTCATTTCTCGTAAGTCGAGAATGCACTATGGTACATCGTATGCTACTGTGTATGATGAGGATAAGCATTCGGTTAGTGAGCGATACTGGTCTCCCTTATGGGAGCGTTGGATGGTCTCTGACCGGATGCAATGGCATATTGCTAAG GGCGAGGCTCTATCACCACTCGCACCCATCGCATTCCACTACACACGCAACTTTCGTCCCGGCCAATCTCTTATCGTCACCGACGATCTCATAGCATGTGACGCGGACGAACCACCCGCAGCATACACTCGCGACCTGATCCACGTGTGTACCCTCACAACAGATCTCAACGCTGTTCCAAGGAGTTTGTTTACGAgattgacgacgacgagagGCGTTGAGTTTGATAATTTAGATTTCACACTGGAGATGAGGGTCGAGAGTGCGGGCTTGGGATTTGAGTTGAAGGTTGATGGGGTCAGGTATGGAAGGGTTGAGGCCGAGTTTCACTAG
- a CDS encoding related to ser/thr protein kinase IME2: protein MTVQNDLTHRGVSGQQLALEDRFEVLKEIGDGSFGSVVLGRVRTAGANVARRGTVVAIKTMKKSFESLAPCLELREVVFLRTLPQHPHLVPALDIFLDPYTKKLHIAMEYMEGNLYQLMKARDHKCLDNASVKSILFQIMQGLEHIHSHHFFHRDIKPENILVTTSGHNESGNTFRRYSALVTPPSTPPTYTVKIADFGLARETHSKLPYTTYVSTRWYRAPEVLLRAGEYSAPVDIWAVGAMAVEIATLKPLFPGGNEVDQVWRVCEIMGSPGNWYNKSGNRVGGGDWREGTRLAGKLGFSFPKMAPHAMDTILQTPQWPTSLSQFVTWCLMWDPKNRPTSSQALAHEYFADAVDPMRPKSSASRILGRKQSDLSRSSKEATTTTPTSVKQSWFRKSLIGRSESTDLATMQSQTKDSTAPRPAPVHASSAVEASTVKVRPAAGKRTTWTNGPSNVAPMPILPTARPISPIPDAVNARANNTYDDSYANGHGQGKTKKLGRQLSVASSTNNYTEMHRQQAERALNGNSGLASPPSGQKESFFSHLRKRARRFSGRHQTPVSPAYDDDLEAQVGCGPWASNRSSMVIDQSQQQAPIPKSEVYESLDKALRDVQNNLDSRPPVPPSHQISPTSTLKRHHSLPQHQARSVDNLIGAARGGPISSRTRRAQATHGVHQYEAPDEEDELLDEALTSTQRAVKRMEQNQNKPLRQSASNIGLMNPYPTPSPSANGNQVLFADGHEAVTPRPLDLNKKTDNQYKWPTPPYEESEWAASAAASIWAAGSRF from the exons ATGACTGTTCAAAACGATTTGACCCATCGGGGTGTTTCTGGTCAACAGCTTGCCCTCGAGGATCGATTTGAAGTACTCAAGGAAATTGGTGATGGAAGCTTTGGCAGTGTCGTTTTGGGTAGAGTTCGAACGGCTGGTGCCAACGTTGCTCGCCGAGGTACAGTG GTCGCTATCAAGacaatgaagaagagcttcgagtCGCTAGCACCATGTTTGGAACTTCGCGAGGTCGTCTTCCTTCGCACTctccctcaacatcctcaccTTGTTCCCGCtctcgacatcttcctgGACCCCtacaccaagaagcttcATATTGCCATGGAGTACATGGAGGGCAACCTCTACCAACTCATGAAGGCTCGCGACCACAAGTGTCTCGATAACGCCAGTGTTAAGAGCATTCTTTTTCAGATCATGCAAGGTCTCGAACACATCCACTCTCACCACTTTTTCCACCGCGACATCAAGCCCGAAAACATTCTAGTCACTACTTCTGGTCACAATGAATCTGGCAACACCTTCCGCCGATACTCAGCTCTCGTTACTCccccctcaacaccacccacATACACCGTCAAGATTGCCGATTTCGGTCTCGCCCGAGAAACACACTCGAAGCTCCCCTACACCACTTACGTATCAACAAGATGGTATCGTGCTCCTGAGGTTCTTCTACGAGCTGGAGAATACTCCGCTCCCGTGGATATCTGGGCTGTTGGTGCTATGGCTGTTGAGATTGCTACGCTGAAGCCGTTGTTTCCTGGTGGAAACGAGGTTGATCAAGTTTGGCGAGTTTGTGAGATTATGGGCAGCCCTGGTAACTGGTACAACAAGTCCGGTAACCGCGTCGGTGGAGGAGATTGGCGTGAGGGAACCAGACTCGCTGGCAAGCTTGGTTTCTCATTCCCCAAGATGGCTCCTCATGCTATGGACACCATTCTGCAAACACCCCAATGGCCGACCTCTTTGAGCCAGTTCGTCACTTGGTGCTTGATGTGGGACCCCAAGAACCgtccaacatcatcacaGGCTCTTGCTCACGAGTACTTTGCTGATGCCGTTGATCCAATGCGACCTAAGTCCTCCGCTTCGCGAATCCTTGGTCGCAAGCAGTCCGACCTCAGCCGAAGCAGCAAGGAggctactactactacacCCACCTCTGTGAAGCAGTCTTGGTTCCGCAAGTCTCTCATCGGACGTTCTGAGAGCACTGACTTGGCTACCATGCAGTCCCAGACAAAGGATTCTACAGCCCCCAGGCCCGCGCCTGTACACGCTTCATCGGCTGTTGAGGCATCCACTGTCAAGGTTCGCCCGGCTGCCGGAAAGAGGACCACTTGGACAAATGGCCCGTCGAACGTAGCGCCCATGCCTATTCTTCCTACTGCGCGACCGATCTCGCCGATCCCTGATGCTGTAAATGCCCGCGCCAACAACACATACGACGACTCTTACGCTAATGGACATGGCCAGGGGAAGACCAAGAAACTTGGCCGACAGCTCTCTGTCGCTTCAAGCACAAACAACTACACAGAAATGCATCGGCAACAGGCCGAAAGGGCACTCAATGGGAATTCTGGCCTCGCCTCCCCTCCGAGTGGACAGAAGGAGAGCTTCTTTTCACATCTCAGAAAGCGTGCGCGGCGGTTCTCGGGACGACATCAGACCCCCGTCTCACCCGCCTATGACGACGACCTGGAGGCCCAGGTTGGATGTGGCCCTTGGGCTAGCAACCGGTCGTCCATGGTTATTGACCAATCGCAACAACAGGCTCCCATTCCTAAATCCGAGGTCTACGAATCCCTGGACAAGGCCCTCCGAGATGTTCAGAACAACCTCGATTCGCGACCTCCCGTTCCGCCCAGTCACCAGATCTCGCCTACCAGCACACTCAAGCGACATCACTCgcttcctcaacaccaagcccGGTCAGTAGACAACCTGATCGGTGCTGCTCGAGGTGGACCCATCTCTAGCCGAACAAGGAGGGCCCAAGCGACACATGGCGTGCATCAATATGAGGCTcctgatgaggaagacgagcttCTAGACGAGGCTTTGACTTCTACTCAACGGGCCGTCAAGCGCATGGAGCAGAACCAAAATAAACCTCTTCGACAGTCGGCTAGCAACATTGGGCTGATGAACCCATACCCTACGCCGTCACCCTCAGCCAATGGCAATCAGGTCCTGTTTGCCGATGGCCACGAGGCTGTTACCCCTAGACCACTGGATCTTAACAAGAAGACGGATAACCAGTACAAGTGGCCCACGCCACCATATGAGGAAAGCGAGTGGGCAGCATCAGCAGCCGCTAGCATCTGGGCTGCTGGCAGTCGCTTCTAA